A stretch of Imperialibacter roseus DNA encodes these proteins:
- a CDS encoding outer membrane beta-barrel protein, protein MKRIFILSIFCLISGVAFSQVKIGLRFSPSYNINRASSLSDTLILSPQQGSFKMVLGVVTEFAFTDTYSFTTGLAFAPKSVGINFAGENGGSYANTTEEYKTQYLQIPALLKLYTDDYLPGSRIYFHVGAMIDVKIFDSPENNDYIFVEKFLPVDASAVLGVGTEVELGISTIVFGGLSYNRGLTNMASKTIALDAKPIVKSDYFQLELGLKF, encoded by the coding sequence ATGAAAAGAATTTTTATCCTTTCCATTTTTTGCCTCATTTCTGGCGTTGCCTTTTCCCAGGTAAAAATCGGGCTCAGGTTTTCTCCCTCTTATAATATTAACAGGGCATCCAGCCTGTCCGACACTTTGATTCTGTCGCCACAGCAAGGGAGTTTCAAAATGGTGCTGGGTGTGGTAACAGAGTTTGCCTTTACGGATACCTACAGTTTCACAACAGGGCTCGCTTTTGCACCAAAAAGTGTTGGAATCAATTTTGCCGGAGAAAACGGCGGCTCATATGCCAATACCACCGAAGAATATAAAACACAATATCTCCAGATTCCTGCATTGCTGAAATTGTACACGGATGACTACCTGCCGGGCAGTAGAATTTACTTTCATGTGGGGGCCATGATCGACGTCAAGATATTTGACTCGCCTGAAAACAATGACTACATTTTTGTGGAAAAGTTTCTGCCAGTGGATGCGTCGGCAGTGCTGGGGGTTGGTACAGAAGTGGAACTTGGAATATCCACTATTGTGTTTGGGGGCTTGAGCTACAACCGGGGGCTGACCAACATGGCCTCAAAAACAATCGCTCTTGACGCAAAACCTATTGTCAAGAGCGATTACTTCCAATTGGAGCTCGGCCTAAAGTTTTAG
- the gldB gene encoding gliding motility lipoprotein GldB gives MNRNYAFLLIFFAFAACENKECEIDPEIAAIPMEVSIERKEVPLFKSTTSGDVRAFLEDNPTLADYFLDANQYPSDSVLANQMINLIPHLDSLQMEVDGKFGDISWLESQYASAFQHLKYYYPTAKTPKVQTMVTGFYRDIYFSDSLLVIGLDFFIGEDSKYKPNNVPAYIARRFKPDYIVPASFFFLSDYYNKVDYGDNTLLNEMITAGKTYYFTERMVPCAPDSIIIGFSEEELREVHKNEDVVWANFVQNQLLYETEPKLINKFMGERPNVYEIGEKCPGRIGAWVGWEIVRSYMENNPKVTLQELMEEDDPKKIFTLSKYRPNPH, from the coding sequence ATGAATCGAAATTATGCATTTCTACTCATTTTCTTTGCCTTCGCTGCTTGCGAAAACAAGGAATGTGAGATCGATCCTGAAATAGCTGCGATACCCATGGAGGTTTCTATTGAAAGGAAGGAAGTTCCACTTTTTAAGTCGACTACTTCTGGTGATGTGAGGGCGTTTCTTGAAGACAATCCAACGTTAGCAGACTACTTTTTGGATGCCAATCAGTATCCGTCCGACAGCGTGCTGGCCAATCAAATGATCAACCTAATTCCTCACCTCGATTCATTGCAAATGGAGGTAGACGGGAAATTTGGGGATATAAGTTGGCTGGAGTCGCAGTATGCTTCTGCGTTTCAGCACCTCAAGTATTACTACCCAACCGCTAAAACGCCGAAGGTACAAACCATGGTCACGGGTTTTTATAGGGACATCTATTTTTCGGACAGCCTACTGGTCATCGGGCTGGACTTCTTCATCGGCGAAGACTCGAAGTACAAACCCAATAATGTACCAGCCTACATTGCCCGTCGCTTTAAGCCTGATTATATCGTGCCAGCTTCTTTCTTCTTTTTGTCCGACTATTACAACAAAGTTGACTACGGCGATAACACGCTGCTGAATGAGATGATAACCGCTGGTAAGACTTACTATTTTACAGAGCGAATGGTGCCTTGCGCACCCGATTCTATTATCATAGGGTTTTCTGAGGAAGAGCTGAGAGAAGTGCACAAGAATGAGGACGTGGTCTGGGCGAATTTTGTACAAAACCAGTTGTTGTATGAAACTGAGCCCAAGCTCATCAACAAGTTCATGGGCGAGCGACCAAATGTGTATGAGATAGGAGAGAAATGCCCCGGACGGATTGGCGCTTGGGTGGGTTGGGAAATAGTAAGGTCTTATATGGAGAACAACCCGAAGGTCACCCTGCAGGAACTAATGGAGGAAGATGACCCGAAGAAGATTTTCACGCTGTCTAAATACAGGCCGAACCCACATTAG